A genomic window from Streptomyces sp. 846.5 includes:
- a CDS encoding formimidoylglutamate deiminase, whose protein sequence is MPSVTQFWAPHAWIDPVVESDVLLTVSEGRITAVTPDSGPAPAGATVLTGLTLPGMANAHSHAFHRALRGTVQVGSGTFWTWRDTMYRTADALTPDSYLELATAVYAEMALAGITAVGEFHYLHHAPGGTRYADPNAMGEALIEAASRAGIRITLLDTCYLSAGFGEPPNRHQQRFSDGDADAWAARASSIAPRAHARIGAAVHSVRAVPAEQLSTVAQWAGERKAPLHVHLSEQTAENEACLAAHRVTPTQLLAQHGVLGPRTSAVHATHLTDADVKLLSSSSTVICMCPTTERDLADGIGPARRLAHGGSPISLGSDSHAVIDPFEEARALELNERLATQQRGHWTAAALLRAATEDGHASLGWPEAGRLERGALADFCSVALDTPRTAGPSARLGAETAVFAASAADVREVVVGGRVVVRDGRHQSVPDVGAALAMAIKHVTT, encoded by the coding sequence ATGCCGTCCGTGACCCAGTTCTGGGCCCCCCACGCCTGGATCGACCCGGTCGTGGAGTCCGACGTCCTGCTCACCGTGTCGGAGGGCCGGATTACCGCGGTCACCCCCGACAGCGGCCCGGCCCCCGCCGGGGCGACCGTGCTGACCGGGCTCACCCTGCCCGGCATGGCCAACGCCCACTCGCACGCCTTCCACCGCGCCCTGCGCGGCACCGTCCAGGTCGGCAGCGGGACCTTCTGGACCTGGCGCGACACCATGTACCGGACCGCCGACGCGCTCACCCCGGACAGCTACCTGGAGCTGGCGACGGCCGTCTACGCGGAGATGGCGCTCGCGGGCATCACCGCCGTCGGCGAGTTCCACTATCTGCACCATGCCCCCGGGGGCACCCGCTACGCCGACCCCAACGCCATGGGCGAGGCGCTGATCGAGGCCGCCTCCCGGGCCGGCATCCGGATCACCCTGCTCGACACCTGCTACCTCTCGGCCGGCTTCGGCGAGCCCCCCAACCGGCACCAGCAGCGCTTCAGCGACGGCGACGCCGACGCCTGGGCGGCGCGCGCGAGCAGCATCGCGCCCCGCGCACACGCACGGATCGGCGCCGCCGTGCACTCCGTGCGCGCGGTGCCGGCCGAACAGCTGTCGACGGTGGCGCAGTGGGCGGGGGAACGGAAGGCCCCGCTGCACGTCCATCTCTCCGAGCAGACCGCCGAGAACGAGGCCTGCCTGGCGGCCCACCGGGTGACCCCCACTCAGCTGCTGGCCCAGCACGGGGTGCTGGGCCCGCGCACCTCGGCCGTGCACGCCACCCACCTCACCGACGCCGACGTCAAGCTGCTCAGCTCCTCCTCCACGGTCATCTGCATGTGCCCCACCACGGAACGGGACCTCGCCGACGGCATCGGCCCGGCCCGCAGGCTCGCCCACGGCGGCAGCCCGATCTCGCTGGGCAGCGACAGCCACGCGGTGATCGACCCGTTCGAGGAGGCGCGTGCGCTGGAGCTGAACGAGCGTCTCGCGACCCAGCAGCGCGGCCACTGGACGGCGGCGGCGCTGCTCCGCGCCGCGACGGAGGACGGCCATGCGTCCCTGGGGTGGCCCGAGGCGGGCCGTCTGGAGCGGGGGGCGCTCGCGGACTTCTGTTCCGTAGCGCTGGACACCCCCCGTACAGCGGGACCATCGGCGAGGTTGGGGGCGGAGACGGCGGTGTTCGCCGCGAGCGCGGCCGACGTCCGCGAGGTGGTGGTCGGCGGGCGGGTCGTCGTACGCGATGGCCGGCACCAGTCGGTACCCGATGTCGGAGCGGCACTCGCAATGGCGATCAAGCACGTCACCACCTAG
- the hutI gene encoding imidazolonepropionase — MGSTVITGIGSLVTNDPSMGDGPLGLLSDAAVVIDDGRIAWVGPAASAPAADDAFDAAGRAVIPGFVDSHSHLVFAGDRTAEFNARMSGAAYTAGGIRTTVAATRAASDAELDANVARYVAEALRQGTTVLECKSGYGLTVEDEARALRIAGRHTDETTYLGAHVVSPDYADDPAAYVELVTGPMLDACAPHARWVDVFCERGAFDGDQARAVLTAGAKRGLTPRIHANQLTEGPGVQLAVELGAASADHCTHLSDADVAALAAASGTTVATLLPGAEFSTRAPYPDARRLLDAGATVALSTDCNPGSSFTTSVPFCIAVAVREMGMTPDEALWSATAGGAAALRRTDVGRVTVGARADLALLDAPSHVHLAYRPGVPLVAAVWRGGERVY, encoded by the coding sequence ATGGGCAGCACAGTGATCACCGGTATCGGCAGCTTGGTCACCAACGATCCGTCCATGGGCGATGGCCCGTTGGGCCTCTTGAGCGACGCCGCCGTCGTGATCGATGACGGCAGGATCGCCTGGGTCGGACCCGCCGCCTCGGCCCCCGCCGCCGACGACGCGTTCGACGCCGCCGGACGCGCGGTCATTCCCGGGTTCGTGGACTCGCATTCGCACCTTGTGTTCGCGGGCGACCGCACCGCCGAGTTCAACGCCCGGATGTCCGGTGCCGCCTACACCGCCGGCGGCATCCGTACGACCGTCGCCGCCACCCGCGCGGCCAGCGACGCCGAGTTGGACGCCAATGTCGCCCGCTACGTCGCAGAAGCCCTGCGTCAGGGCACCACCGTGCTGGAGTGCAAGTCCGGCTACGGCCTCACCGTGGAGGACGAGGCCCGCGCCCTCCGCATCGCGGGTCGCCACACCGACGAGACCACCTACCTCGGCGCGCATGTCGTCTCCCCCGACTACGCCGACGACCCTGCGGCCTACGTCGAGCTGGTCACCGGCCCCATGCTGGACGCCTGCGCCCCGCACGCCCGCTGGGTGGACGTCTTCTGCGAGCGCGGCGCCTTCGACGGGGACCAGGCCAGGGCCGTCCTGACGGCCGGCGCGAAGCGCGGTCTGACGCCCCGGATCCACGCCAACCAGCTGACCGAGGGCCCGGGCGTCCAGCTCGCCGTGGAGCTGGGGGCGGCCTCGGCCGACCACTGCACGCACCTGTCCGACGCCGACGTCGCCGCCCTCGCCGCCGCCTCGGGGACCACCGTGGCGACCCTGCTGCCCGGCGCCGAGTTCTCCACCCGCGCTCCCTACCCGGACGCGCGCCGCCTGCTTGACGCCGGCGCGACGGTCGCCCTCTCGACGGACTGCAACCCGGGTTCCAGCTTCACCACCTCCGTCCCCTTCTGCATCGCCGTCGCGGTCCGGGAGATGGGCATGACCCCGGACGAGGCCCTCTGGTCCGCCACGGCCGGCGGCGCAGCCGCCCTCCGCCGCACCGACGTCGGCCGAGTAACGGTCGGCGCCCGCGCCGACCTCGCCCTGCTCGACGCCCCCTCGCACGTCCACCTTGCCTACCGTCCCGGTGTGCCGCTCGTTGCCGCGGTGTGGCGCGGGGGCGAACGGGTTTACTGA
- a CDS encoding allantoate amidohydrolase produces the protein MWSELLPVGRYDASGGYRRHAWTPADAECRAWFAEQAAARGLAYEVDRNGNQWAWYGDPQGDGAIVTGSHLDSVPDGGAFDGPLGVVSSFAALDALRERGFQPVRPLAITNFVDEEGARFGVACVGSRLTAGVLTQDQAYGLRDAAGVRLPDAMEAVGQDPALMGKDEERLSRVAAYVELHVEQGRFLAGTPHPVGVASAIWPHGRWRFDFHGEANHAGTTRLEDRRDPMLTYANTVLSARKKARLHGALATFGKVSVEPNGTNAIASLVRGWLDSRAADEATLTALVQEIETAARERAERDGVRADVVRESYTPVVDFDAPLRDRLAARLGAGTPSRHPTTTPAGAPSGRCPILPTGAGHDAGILSAVIPTAMLFVRNPTGVSHSPSEYAGEADCLAGTAALADVLEELVCRP, from the coding sequence ATGTGGTCCGAGCTGCTCCCGGTCGGCCGCTACGACGCCTCCGGCGGCTACCGGCGGCACGCCTGGACCCCGGCCGACGCCGAGTGCCGCGCCTGGTTCGCCGAGCAGGCCGCCGCCCGCGGACTGGCCTACGAGGTCGACCGCAACGGCAACCAGTGGGCCTGGTACGGCGACCCACAGGGCGACGGCGCCATCGTCACCGGCTCGCACCTGGACTCCGTCCCGGACGGCGGCGCCTTCGACGGGCCGCTGGGCGTGGTGTCCTCGTTCGCGGCGCTCGACGCGCTCCGGGAGCGCGGCTTCCAGCCGGTGCGCCCGCTGGCCATCACCAACTTCGTGGACGAGGAGGGCGCCCGCTTCGGCGTCGCCTGCGTCGGCTCACGGCTGACCGCAGGGGTGCTGACGCAGGATCAGGCCTACGGCCTGCGGGACGCGGCCGGGGTCCGGCTGCCCGACGCCATGGAGGCGGTCGGCCAGGACCCGGCGCTGATGGGCAAGGACGAGGAGCGGCTGTCCCGGGTCGCCGCCTATGTCGAACTCCATGTCGAGCAGGGCCGCTTCCTGGCCGGGACGCCGCACCCGGTCGGCGTCGCCTCGGCGATCTGGCCGCACGGCCGCTGGCGCTTCGACTTCCACGGCGAGGCCAACCACGCGGGCACCACCCGCCTGGAGGACCGCCGCGACCCGATGCTGACCTACGCCAACACCGTGCTCTCGGCCCGGAAGAAGGCCAGGCTGCACGGGGCGCTGGCCACCTTCGGCAAGGTCAGCGTGGAGCCCAACGGCACCAACGCCATCGCCTCGCTGGTGCGCGGCTGGCTGGACTCCCGGGCGGCCGACGAGGCCACCCTGACCGCGCTGGTCCAGGAGATCGAGACGGCGGCGCGCGAACGGGCCGAACGGGACGGCGTCCGGGCGGATGTCGTACGCGAGTCCTACACTCCGGTTGTCGACTTCGACGCGCCGCTGCGGGACCGGCTCGCCGCGCGCCTCGGCGCCGGCACGCCCTCCCGCCACCCGACCACCACCCCTGCCGGAGCCCCTTCGGGGCGCTGCCCGATTCTGCCGACCGGCGCGGGCCACGACGCGGGCATCCTGTCCGCCGTCATCCCCACCGCGATGCTGTTCGTCCGCAACCCCACCGGGGTTTCCCACTCCCCGAGCGAGTACGCGGGCGAGGCCGACTGCCTGGCGGGCACGGCGGCCCTCGCCGACGTCCTGGAGGAGCTCGTATGCCGTCCGTGA